Proteins from one Chroococcidiopsis sp. CCMEE 29 genomic window:
- a CDS encoding IS110 family transposase, which translates to MKTPKSKTRFHQPNTNETSELRQINPNAAGIDIGSEFHWVSVPKDRASECVRRFGCYTADLYALADWLAECRVETVAMESTGVYWIALFQILETRGFEVKLVNAHHVKTLPGRKTDILDCQWLQQLHSYGLLSGSFRPEDQICVLRSYIRHRDSLIKSACVHVQRMQKVLTQMNVQLHKVVSDITGTTGMTIIRAIVAGERNPQILAAKRHHRTKRSEAEIAAALNGDYRSEHIFVLQQELRLYDVYHAQIAACDRQIQECLAEFSDKVNLDESPLSQPKHPRNKPQGNEPAFDLRTHLYRISGVDFTAIDGLGILTVQTIISEVGLDPTRFPTVKHFTSWLGLCPCNRITGGKVKRSQTRLVVNPATNAFRMAAQTAGKSNSALGAFYRRLRSRLGTPKAITATAHKLARIFYRLWTTGGNYQDPGMDYYEQRYQERVINNLQKKALALGFELIPQPEANTVS; encoded by the coding sequence ATGAAAACACCAAAGTCCAAAACCCGTTTCCATCAACCAAATACAAATGAAACTTCTGAGTTAAGACAAATCAATCCAAATGCAGCAGGGATTGATATCGGTTCAGAATTTCACTGGGTGAGTGTACCAAAAGACCGAGCATCCGAGTGTGTCAGACGTTTTGGCTGTTATACTGCTGACTTGTATGCCCTTGCAGATTGGCTAGCTGAATGTCGAGTGGAAACTGTAGCAATGGAATCAACGGGGGTGTATTGGATTGCGTTGTTTCAAATCTTGGAGACCAGAGGCTTTGAGGTCAAACTTGTCAACGCCCATCACGTCAAAACTTTACCTGGACGTAAAACTGATATTTTAGACTGTCAATGGCTGCAACAGTTGCACAGTTACGGATTGTTGTCTGGTTCTTTTCGTCCAGAAGATCAGATTTGTGTATTACGAAGTTATATCCGCCATCGGGATAGTCTCATCAAAAGTGCTTGTGTTCACGTTCAACGGATGCAGAAAGTTCTAACCCAGATGAACGTGCAACTGCATAAAGTAGTTAGCGATATCACTGGTACTACTGGGATGACAATTATTCGAGCAATTGTTGCTGGAGAACGAAACCCACAAATTTTAGCAGCTAAAAGACATCACCGTACTAAACGCTCTGAAGCTGAAATTGCTGCTGCTTTAAATGGTGATTATCGCAGTGAGCATATTTTTGTACTTCAACAGGAGCTACGACTTTACGATGTCTATCACGCTCAGATAGCAGCTTGCGACCGACAAATACAAGAGTGCTTGGCTGAATTTAGCGACAAAGTTAATCTCGACGAATCTCCGCTTTCGCAACCAAAGCATCCCCGCAATAAACCTCAAGGCAATGAACCCGCTTTTGATTTACGTACCCATCTCTACCGAATTAGTGGCGTGGATTTCACTGCTATTGATGGTCTTGGTATCCTGACGGTGCAAACCATTATTTCTGAAGTCGGTTTAGATCCTACCCGATTCCCAACTGTTAAACACTTTACTTCCTGGCTTGGTCTTTGCCCTTGCAATCGCATCACTGGTGGTAAAGTTAAACGTTCTCAAACTCGCTTGGTTGTTAACCCTGCTACCAACGCTTTCCGAATGGCGGCACAAACTGCTGGCAAGAGCAATTCAGCTTTAGGTGCCTTTTATCGTCGCTTACGTTCTCGCCTTGGTACGCCCAAAGCTATTACTGCTACTGCTCATAAGCTGGCACGAATTTTCTACCGACTTTGGACAACAGGAGGTAATTATCAAGATCCTGGCATGGATTATTATGAACAACGTTACCAAGAACGAGTTATTAACAACCTCCAAAAAAAGGCTCTAGCTTTAGGTTTTGAACTCATTCCTCAGCCCGAAGCAAATACGGTTTCTTAG
- a CDS encoding sigma factor-like helix-turn-helix DNA-binding protein, which produces MENLKMSGVFTLKIDNTVKGLSANQLDAVTLLVSGMTYAEAAGRLGVSERTVRRYMADPAFKEALAILREQVSQMASNMLIARMANAVAVLVEIMQNPPERHGALRMNAATKILDYAFKVRNQDAAEGRLKRLEEAVAALGTPEEEQSVGAVISSLKEYGYGSDM; this is translated from the coding sequence ATGGAAAATCTGAAAATGTCCGGAGTATTTACCCTCAAAATTGACAACACGGTGAAGGGGCTGTCGGCTAATCAACTGGATGCAGTCACATTGTTGGTGTCGGGGATGACCTATGCCGAGGCTGCGGGTAGATTGGGTGTTTCAGAGAGGACAGTTCGTAGGTATATGGCAGATCCGGCGTTTAAAGAGGCGCTGGCAATCTTAAGAGAGCAGGTGTCGCAGATGGCATCAAATATGCTCATTGCAAGGATGGCGAATGCTGTTGCAGTGTTGGTTGAGATTATGCAGAATCCCCCTGAACGGCATGGAGCGCTAAGGATGAATGCTGCAACGAAAATATTGGATTACGCGTTTAAGGTGCGGAATCAGGATGCGGCGGAAGGGCGATTGAAGCGATTAGAAGAGGCAGTCGCGGCTTTGGGTACACCCGAGGAAGAGCAATCGGTAGGGGCTGTAATTTCGTCCTTAAAGGAGTACGGTTATGGCTCAGACATGTAG
- a CDS encoding tape measure protein: MTEVAQLIIPVHLDLNKFRRDLQELESIANKEAPKVGQKAGQGFASSFSSGVKPLQSIVVGVFQGIGQQITSIMAGAISSAVSSVQSLAAEIYKVGTASENASMTFKTLLGDAEKANKVLNEIKTFAASTPFELPEVTEAGKKLVALGVEAENLIPTLTNVGNIAAGLGIPFNELAEIYGKIKVQNRVFAEDINQLQGRGIPIVAELAKMYGKTNEEIRKLIEDGRIGFTQVEAAFGRLTGEGGKFNGLMADLATTTGGKMTNLADTITQSFTAIFDAVKPAINAVLDATAEGFKAVGIDLTSLNVLAQDFANYLKANPQLIADIATAIETFLQNALNTSVAFLREMVAWWDKNKDAIIATGTALQNSVVAKFQALVGLSKSIDEYFQRYPIVLTAIKGIVDSIGLGYQVWGTLLKGAAETFGYILQTVTNILDKLGIAVNRTRELSELNKLQQQHQDQSSTSTAEAPAADVVSRVVNAIIQKESNGNSKAVNKDSGALGLGQVMPANVRPWTKKYYSRELSPQEFLASEGAQIVTIRGAVTEMFEKALKAAGGDVQIAIRRVAAEWYSGQPQLHNNTRGQGGYPSIKAYADAISKAVPVTPGTALIPNNTVTGLRTGGAPGYFLQGQTLGSSNITSGFGMRQHPVTGGNKMHNGIDVAVPVGTHIISPVDGTAKRAFDPGGYGLWLLIQSGNTEYGFGHLSEILVADGAQVKKGQIVAKSGGAKGNPNSGTSTGAHIDAHVRQGGQFVDPKTVYGGSAPGAKITTTSSGARASGSGTTPPPLLADPNAEKDAERAADKARRDAEAAQKKARQDLIDADRARQEGIEQGRKDRDARIKADQENERQRRQNEIDKATGATRTNLEQSMKRWQTNNEGQAQLRQLMDTDADLRAAQSLKIRTGEKGGIDYAAAIKANQQLIKLAQDNLKLQTQGIDAETQRLTLAENRQRIESVSAQNAQQRDELREQQGIVAALQDQLNVDKTITPQQAERLRLAQELADIEENINAKMQANTEEIAKNLDLQAQKKAGTLDDDTDYESRINHLKNINSSLAEELTTRQAIAAEQQRSLDLEEEQARVMQNWDYAKRWDRLREITQTSVDNSRAAVEQVMSDMDDLTQKNNEAMDEAWKKANELNFAIVDTIGGSVKNLFSDLITGTKSLGETLLSFIGNLASQLSSLALNSIFGSASGGAGLLGGIFGSIFGSSPASNVLPPMSLLNSVLKVPGFATGAKVNDPTLAVIAEKRPEYVIPQADMEKMKGGGDIIIHNTINNSGAGNMSAQQAEQMNRQITHAVESTLLRHHRPGGLFS, translated from the coding sequence ATGACCGAAGTCGCACAGTTGATAATCCCAGTCCATTTAGATTTAAATAAATTTCGTAGAGATTTACAAGAATTAGAATCGATAGCAAATAAAGAAGCGCCAAAGGTGGGGCAGAAGGCGGGGCAGGGGTTTGCTTCGTCTTTTAGTTCAGGGGTTAAGCCGTTACAGAGTATTGTCGTAGGTGTATTTCAGGGTATAGGACAACAGATTACTAGCATTATGGCGGGGGCAATATCGTCAGCCGTCAGTAGTGTCCAAAGCTTAGCTGCCGAAATATATAAAGTAGGGACTGCTAGTGAAAACGCATCAATGACGTTTAAAACGTTGTTGGGGGATGCGGAAAAGGCAAATAAAGTTCTGAATGAAATAAAAACGTTTGCGGCATCTACACCTTTTGAATTACCTGAGGTAACTGAAGCGGGTAAAAAATTGGTTGCTTTGGGTGTAGAGGCTGAGAATCTCATTCCAACCTTAACTAACGTTGGAAACATTGCAGCGGGTTTAGGCATTCCGTTCAATGAGTTGGCGGAGATATACGGAAAAATTAAAGTACAAAATCGCGTCTTTGCGGAAGATATAAATCAACTTCAAGGACGAGGTATTCCTATTGTTGCAGAGCTTGCCAAAATGTATGGCAAGACGAATGAAGAGATCAGAAAGCTCATAGAAGATGGTCGTATCGGTTTTACTCAGGTTGAGGCGGCATTTGGACGCTTGACAGGTGAAGGTGGTAAGTTTAACGGTTTGATGGCAGATCTTGCTACAACAACCGGAGGCAAGATGACAAACCTTGCCGATACGATTACCCAGTCGTTTACAGCCATATTTGATGCCGTTAAACCCGCAATTAATGCTGTTTTGGATGCAACGGCAGAGGGATTTAAAGCCGTTGGTATAGACTTAACAAGTCTTAATGTTTTAGCTCAAGATTTTGCAAATTATCTGAAGGCGAATCCGCAATTAATTGCAGATATTGCCACTGCAATAGAGACTTTTTTACAAAATGCTCTGAATACGTCTGTTGCCTTTCTTAGAGAAATGGTGGCATGGTGGGATAAAAACAAAGATGCGATCATTGCTACAGGCACAGCGCTTCAAAACAGTGTGGTGGCAAAATTCCAGGCTTTAGTGGGGCTATCAAAAAGTATTGATGAGTATTTTCAACGCTATCCTATAGTCTTAACCGCTATAAAAGGCATTGTTGATTCAATTGGTTTAGGTTATCAAGTTTGGGGAACATTGTTGAAGGGTGCTGCCGAAACTTTTGGTTACATTCTTCAAACTGTCACTAATATTCTTGATAAATTAGGCATAGCTGTTAACAGAACCCGAGAGTTATCGGAATTAAACAAGCTCCAACAACAACATCAAGACCAAAGTTCAACATCGACGGCAGAAGCACCGGCGGCAGATGTTGTAAGTCGAGTTGTAAATGCGATCATCCAGAAAGAGAGCAACGGAAATTCCAAAGCGGTAAATAAAGATTCGGGAGCTTTGGGATTAGGTCAGGTGATGCCTGCCAATGTACGCCCATGGACGAAGAAATATTACAGCCGAGAATTGTCGCCTCAAGAGTTTTTGGCAAGTGAAGGCGCTCAAATCGTTACCATCCGAGGTGCTGTTACAGAGATGTTTGAAAAGGCATTGAAGGCGGCGGGGGGAGACGTTCAGATAGCGATCAGACGGGTGGCAGCGGAATGGTATAGCGGACAACCTCAATTGCATAACAATACGAGAGGTCAAGGTGGATATCCATCCATAAAAGCATATGCCGATGCTATTTCCAAAGCTGTACCTGTGACACCGGGGACTGCTCTCATCCCAAACAATACAGTAACAGGGCTGAGAACAGGAGGAGCGCCCGGGTACTTCTTACAAGGGCAGACACTTGGATCTTCAAACATCACCAGCGGTTTTGGGATGCGACAACATCCAGTCACAGGCGGCAATAAAATGCATAACGGCATTGATGTAGCGGTGCCTGTTGGTACACACATAATATCGCCTGTGGATGGTACGGCAAAAAGGGCGTTTGATCCAGGTGGTTACGGACTTTGGTTACTCATCCAATCTGGAAACACCGAATATGGATTCGGGCATTTATCTGAAATATTGGTTGCAGATGGAGCGCAGGTAAAGAAAGGACAAATTGTTGCTAAGAGTGGCGGGGCGAAAGGTAACCCCAATTCCGGCACAAGTACAGGCGCTCATATTGATGCTCATGTACGACAGGGCGGACAATTTGTAGACCCGAAAACTGTTTATGGTGGCTCAGCTCCAGGTGCAAAAATTACAACGACATCATCCGGGGCGAGGGCGTCAGGGTCAGGCACAACTCCTCCGCCTCTATTGGCAGACCCAAATGCCGAAAAAGATGCTGAACGGGCAGCAGACAAAGCTAGACGTGATGCAGAAGCGGCACAGAAAAAAGCACGACAAGATTTGATTGATGCCGATAGAGCCAGGCAAGAGGGCATAGAACAAGGGCGAAAAGATAGAGATGCCCGGATAAAGGCTGATCAAGAGAATGAGCGTCAGAGGCGACAAAATGAAATTGATAAAGCAACGGGTGCAACTAGAACGAACCTAGAGCAATCGATGAAGAGGTGGCAGACCAATAATGAAGGTCAGGCTCAGCTTCGTCAGTTGATGGATACGGATGCAGACTTAAGAGCCGCCCAAAGCTTGAAAATAAGGACGGGTGAAAAGGGCGGGATTGATTATGCGGCGGCAATAAAAGCTAACCAACAATTGATAAAGCTGGCTCAAGATAACCTTAAGTTGCAGACTCAAGGCATCGATGCTGAAACTCAACGATTGACCTTAGCTGAGAATCGACAACGGATTGAGTCTGTATCGGCTCAAAATGCTCAACAACGGGATGAGTTACGAGAGCAGCAGGGCATTGTTGCAGCTCTACAAGACCAGCTCAATGTTGATAAAACAATAACGCCGCAACAGGCAGAGCGATTGAGGTTAGCCCAAGAGTTGGCAGACATTGAGGAAAACATCAATGCAAAGATGCAAGCCAACACCGAGGAAATTGCCAAAAACCTCGACCTACAGGCACAGAAGAAGGCAGGAACATTGGATGATGATACCGATTATGAATCTAGGATTAATCATCTTAAGAACATAAATTCATCGCTTGCTGAAGAGCTAACCACAAGGCAAGCAATTGCGGCTGAGCAGCAACGTTCGCTTGACCTGGAAGAAGAACAAGCCAGGGTTATGCAGAATTGGGATTACGCAAAAAGATGGGATAGGTTGAGAGAAATAACTCAAACCTCTGTTGATAATTCCAGAGCCGCCGTAGAGCAGGTGATGTCTGACATGGACGACCTCACCCAAAAAAACAATGAAGCGATGGATGAGGCATGGAAGAAAGCGAATGAATTAAACTTTGCCATTGTCGATACTATCGGCGGCTCTGTTAAAAATTTGTTCTCTGACCTCATCACAGGGACGAAATCTTTGGGTGAGACTTTGTTGTCATTCATCGGTAATCTTGCATCTCAACTTTCAAGCCTTGCCCTTAACTCTATATTCGGGTCTGCAAGCGGTGGTGCAGGGCTGTTAGGCGGTATATTCGGCTCTATTTTCGGTAGCAGTCCCGCATCCAATGTATTGCCGCCAATGAGTTTATTAAACAGCGTTCTCAAGGTGCCGGGCTTTGCGACAGGGGCAAAAGTTAATGATCCGACACTCGCTGTAATTGCTGAAAAACGCCCTGAATATGTCATCCCTCAAGCGGACATGGAGAAAATGAAAGGGGGCGGCGACATTATCATCCATAACACCATCAACAACAGTGGTGCGGGGAATATGTCGGCACAACAGGCAGAGCAGATGAATCGACAAATTACTCATGCTGTTGAATCCACACTTCTACGCCATCATCGTCCCGGCGGTTTGTTCAGCTAA
- a CDS encoding Rho termination factor N-terminal domain-containing protein — MEAGGTATGGYSVTSRVSSPTRKAPRPYIGGKNRKRLTIRELKAIASQRKLPRYGDMKKSELIAALSGI; from the coding sequence ATGGAAGCGGGAGGAACCGCAACCGGAGGGTACTCGGTGACGAGCCGAGTTTCAAGCCCCACCCGGAAAGCCCCAAGACCATACATCGGGGGTAAGAACCGGAAACGGTTGACAATTCGAGAGCTTAAAGCAATAGCAAGTCAAAGGAAATTGCCCCGCTATGGAGATATGAAAAAGTCTGAGCTGATTGCTGCATTATCGGGGATTTAA
- a CDS encoding helix-turn-helix transcriptional regulator yields the protein MPVKNKIKQYLDSRGITRYQFRKDTGVAQRTAYDLYDKPEQLPSPDVLRKICDAYEIQPGEILEWVKK from the coding sequence ATGCCAGTGAAAAACAAAATCAAACAATATTTGGATAGCCGAGGAATAACCCGCTACCAATTCAGGAAGGATACAGGAGTCGCCCAACGGACGGCTTATGATTTGTATGACAAGCCCGAGCAATTACCCTCGCCCGATGTACTTCGCAAAATATGCGACGCATACGAAATACAACCAGGTGAAATTTTGGAGTGGGTGAAGAAATGA
- a CDS encoding tyrosine-type recombinase/integrase, which translates to MRLRWTYQGKRYALTLGLPDSNVNRTVAQQKAHQIELDIASGHFDQSLKRYKPQYQRLAQISAVNLFRLFTEEKAKQAYQRSLEKYRATINYLADNYLAEYFQDKSAQVTESAAKEFAQWLSDRHGQLVLKERISLLKACWEWGQKKELVLTNPWVGLVERIKIPPKQMPKPFTREEIGAIIQAFRSDHYYHQYADYVEFLFGTGCRTSEAIGLRWKHLSDDCSAVWIGESLSRGVRKSTKTNRARTIALTPRLQVMLLNKRPTNPDSDGLVFTSPTGKAINDHNFRNRAWKTVLTRLEIDYRKPYTTRHTLISHALDLRMNPVMVAQLTGHDVQTLYENYAGVVNSKPTLPDLSLQESRLTPLKSPCS; encoded by the coding sequence CTGAGGCTGAGATGGACGTATCAGGGAAAGCGATATGCTCTAACCTTGGGGCTACCAGACTCCAACGTCAACAGAACAGTTGCTCAACAGAAAGCGCATCAAATTGAGCTGGATATCGCAAGCGGGCATTTCGATCAAAGCTTGAAACGTTACAAACCTCAATACCAAAGGCTTGCTCAGATTTCAGCGGTAAACCTTTTTCGGCTGTTTACTGAGGAGAAGGCAAAACAGGCATACCAGCGCTCGCTAGAAAAGTACCGGGCAACTATTAATTACTTAGCTGATAATTACTTAGCTGAATATTTTCAGGACAAGTCAGCACAAGTTACCGAGTCAGCAGCCAAGGAGTTTGCTCAGTGGTTGAGCGATCGCCACGGACAACTAGTCCTTAAAGAACGCATCAGCTTGCTTAAAGCTTGTTGGGAGTGGGGTCAAAAGAAGGAACTGGTGCTGACTAATCCCTGGGTTGGGCTGGTGGAGAGAATTAAGATTCCTCCGAAGCAGATGCCCAAGCCTTTTACCCGTGAAGAGATAGGTGCAATAATTCAGGCATTTAGGAGCGATCATTACTACCACCAATACGCTGACTATGTGGAGTTCTTGTTTGGCACGGGCTGTCGAACGAGCGAAGCGATTGGCTTGAGATGGAAACACCTGTCTGATGACTGCTCTGCTGTCTGGATTGGAGAGAGTCTAAGTCGGGGGGTGAGGAAATCAACCAAGACCAATCGGGCGAGAACGATTGCCCTCACTCCCAGGTTACAGGTAATGCTGCTAAATAAAAGACCTACTAACCCAGACTCGGATGGACTGGTATTCACTTCTCCTACAGGTAAGGCGATCAACGACCATAACTTCAGGAATCGTGCCTGGAAAACTGTGTTAACCCGATTGGAGATTGACTACCGTAAGCCCTATACTACTCGCCACACTCTAATTAGCCATGCCCTAGATCTGAGGATGAATCCGGTAATGGTGGCTCAACTAACTGGGCACGACGTACAGACGCTGTATGAGAACTATGCTGGCGTTGTCAACTCAAAACCTACGCTGCCAGACCTGAGTCTTCAGGAATCGAGACTAACACCATTGAAATCACCGTGCTCCTAG
- a CDS encoding IS6 family transposase, whose amino-acid sequence MYARHRFPTEIISYAVWLYFTFPLSYRDVQKVLLYRGIDVSHEAIRAWCQKFGQQYANEIRRRRPRVGDKWHLDEMVVTINGEHYYLGRAVDQDGNVLDILMQRHRDKAAAKKFFRKLLKKQGFAPRVIVTDKLKSYGAAKRELLPHIEHRQHKGLNNRAENSHQPTRMRERRMRRFKSPGHAQRFCSSYELIRQHFHPKQHLLPATEYRQQMRQRFESWHELTGTQAAA is encoded by the coding sequence ATGTACGCCCGCCATCGCTTCCCAACGGAAATCATCAGCTATGCAGTTTGGTTGTATTTCACCTTCCCGTTGAGCTACAGGGACGTGCAAAAAGTGCTGCTGTATCGTGGGATTGATGTCAGTCATGAAGCAATTCGAGCCTGGTGTCAGAAATTTGGGCAACAGTATGCCAACGAGATTCGTCGCCGTCGTCCTCGAGTGGGCGACAAGTGGCATCTTGACGAAATGGTCGTGACCATCAACGGAGAACACTACTACCTAGGGCGAGCGGTAGACCAGGACGGCAATGTACTCGACATCTTGATGCAGCGACATCGGGACAAGGCTGCTGCTAAGAAGTTTTTCCGTAAGCTGCTCAAAAAACAAGGCTTTGCCCCACGGGTGATTGTGACGGATAAGCTGAAGAGTTATGGTGCAGCGAAGCGGGAACTGCTGCCTCATATAGAACATCGGCAACACAAGGGATTAAACAATCGAGCGGAGAATTCACATCAGCCAACGCGAATGCGAGAGCGACGAATGAGACGATTCAAATCCCCCGGACACGCGCAACGATTTTGCTCATCCTATGAACTGATTCGACAACACTTTCATCCCAAACAACACTTACTCCCTGCAACTGAATATCGCCAACAGATGCGCCAACGGTTTGAGAGTTGGCATGAGTTAACTGGCACTCAAGCGGCTGCCTAA
- a CDS encoding DUF899 domain-containing protein, whose product MRKHKTGTREEWLAARLKLLKAEKELMRRSDEVARQRQELPWVRIDKEYRFETDKGSATLADLFQGRSQLLVYHFMFGYGFRLTDERRGCTGCSLIADHFDGVNAHLNGRDISLVCESIAPLPELQGYKRQMGWRFPWVSSLGSDFRYDFGAAFTEEQQRNGADYNYQHVDKAEPQKEGMSVFALQDGAVYHTYSTYARGTEALMGTYQFLDLAPWGRNEEGFEFPQAWWRRHDEYGRD is encoded by the coding sequence ATGAGAAAGCATAAGACCGGAACACGTGAAGAGTGGCTCGCGGCGCGGCTCAAGCTGCTCAAGGCGGAGAAGGAACTCATGCGGCGCAGCGACGAGGTGGCGCGGCAGCGCCAGGAGCTGCCGTGGGTACGGATCGACAAGGAGTATCGATTCGAGACGGACAAGGGCAGCGCGACATTAGCCGACCTGTTTCAAGGACGCTCGCAGCTCCTCGTCTATCACTTCATGTTCGGCTACGGATTCCGGCTCACCGACGAGCGCCGCGGATGCACCGGATGTTCCTTGATCGCCGATCACTTCGATGGTGTCAATGCCCACTTGAACGGCCGCGACATTAGTCTCGTTTGTGAGTCGATCGCCCCGTTGCCGGAGCTCCAGGGCTACAAGCGGCAAATGGGCTGGCGATTTCCGTGGGTTTCGTCGCTCGGGAGCGACTTCAGGTACGACTTCGGAGCCGCCTTCACCGAGGAACAGCAGAGAAACGGCGCCGACTACAACTATCAGCATGTCGATAAGGCCGAGCCGCAGAAGGAGGGCATGAGCGTCTTTGCGCTGCAGGACGGCGCTGTCTACCACACCTACTCCACCTATGCCCGTGGCACCGAAGCGTTGATGGGGACCTACCAGTTCCTCGACCTCGCCCCGTGGGGCAGAAACGAGGAAGGCTTCGAATTTCCCCAAGCGTGGTGGCGCCGCCATGA